From the Accumulibacter sp. genome, one window contains:
- a CDS encoding nitrous oxide reductase accessory protein NosL: protein MKRRRFLAIVPAAVAGPCCRSVLGGGMAAGLGGCIGEPASGPVDIKWDREVDPRCGMVISDRRFAAQIRAPGGKVAKFDDIGCAVFWLAQQPFDEQTPQLEYWVADYRSGAWIDARRAHYLAGKKSPMGYHFAALAVAEEGTIAYPEMKARIVARGK from the coding sequence ATGAAGCGACGCCGATTCCTCGCGATCGTCCCGGCCGCCGTCGCCGGTCCTTGCTGCCGCAGCGTGCTCGGCGGCGGCATGGCGGCGGGGCTCGGCGGCTGCATCGGCGAGCCGGCGAGCGGTCCGGTCGACATCAAGTGGGACCGCGAGGTCGACCCACGCTGCGGCATGGTGATCAGCGACCGGCGCTTCGCGGCGCAGATCCGCGCGCCCGGCGGCAAGGTGGCGAAGTTCGACGACATCGGCTGCGCCGTCTTCTGGCTCGCGCAGCAACCCTTCGACGAGCAGACGCCGCAGCTCGAGTACTGGGTCGCCGACTACCGCAGCGGCGCCTGGATCGATGCCCGGCGGGCGCACTACCTGGCGGGGAAGAAGAGCCCGATGGGCTATCACTTCGCCGCCCTCGCCGTCGCCGAGGAGGGGACGATCGCCTACCCCGAGATGAAGGCGCGCATCGTCGCGCGCGGCAAGTGA
- a CDS encoding ABC transporter permease: protein MNPLLLTARLDIVESLRARWFLIYSLVFGGIVALLFAFGLTESRVLGFIGLSRLLVTYIQLTMAILPVFVLITTVRSVAGDREAGVFEYLLSLPVSLSAWFWGKILGRYVVIFLPVFVAMLAAVLWSLFRSIEVPWAMFFYYTGLLAAMACCFLGIGMLISTLARGTDVAQGAAFMVWLTMLLFLDLILLGVMIQGRVTPEVAVGIALLNPLQVFRTAALAMFDPQLIVLGPSAYVILDLFGSSGFRIYALLYPTAVGTLAAVAGYLSFRRSDLP from the coding sequence ATGAACCCGCTCCTCCTCACCGCCCGCCTGGACATCGTCGAGTCGCTGCGCGCCCGCTGGTTCCTGATCTACAGCCTGGTCTTCGGCGGCATCGTCGCGCTGCTCTTCGCCTTCGGCCTGACCGAGTCGCGCGTGCTCGGATTCATCGGCCTGTCGCGGCTGCTGGTGACCTACATCCAGCTGACGATGGCGATCCTGCCGGTCTTCGTCCTCATCACCACCGTCCGTTCGGTGGCCGGCGACCGCGAGGCGGGCGTCTTCGAATACCTGCTGTCGCTGCCGGTATCGCTGTCGGCCTGGTTCTGGGGCAAGATCCTCGGCCGTTACGTGGTCATCTTCCTGCCGGTGTTCGTCGCCATGCTGGCTGCCGTCCTCTGGTCGCTGTTCCGCTCGATCGAGGTGCCGTGGGCGATGTTCTTCTACTACACCGGCCTGCTGGCGGCGATGGCGTGCTGCTTCCTCGGCATCGGCATGCTGATCTCGACGCTGGCGCGCGGCACCGATGTCGCCCAGGGTGCGGCCTTCATGGTCTGGCTGACGATGCTGCTCTTCCTCGACCTGATCCTCCTCGGGGTGATGATCCAGGGGCGGGTGACACCCGAGGTGGCGGTCGGCATCGCCCTGCTCAACCCGCTGCAGGTTTTCCGCACCGCGGCGCTGGCGATGTTCGACCCGCAACTGATCGTCCTCGGGCCGTCGGCCTACGTCATCCTTGATCTCTTCGGCAGCAGCGGCTTCCGCATCTATGCGCTGCTCTATCCGACCGCCGTCGGCACGCTTGCTGCCGTTGCCGGTTACCTGAGCTTCCGGCGCAGTGACCTGCCGTAG
- a CDS encoding TlpA family protein disulfide reductase, with product MTCRSRLSRRPWRPLSRLLATALCVLPLATASAAEPPSTAPFFALTLADADNRPLPLASLRGQPLLVNFWARWCAPCRKEIPELAELQRRYAGRGLVVVGIAVEEADKRVALAEFARAHELDYRWLIGGTERSIELMRALGNSKSGLPFTVFIGRDGQLQQARLGAMSGAEMDAAVRSLF from the coding sequence GTGACCTGCCGTAGCCGACTGTCGCGCCGACCGTGGCGTCCGCTGTCGCGCCTGCTCGCCACGGCCCTCTGCGTGCTGCCGCTGGCGACCGCGAGCGCCGCCGAGCCGCCATCGACGGCGCCGTTCTTCGCGCTGACGCTCGCCGATGCCGACAACCGGCCGCTGCCGCTGGCGTCGCTGCGCGGCCAGCCGCTGCTGGTCAACTTCTGGGCCCGCTGGTGCGCTCCCTGTCGCAAGGAGATTCCCGAGCTCGCCGAGCTGCAGAGGCGCTACGCCGGCCGCGGGCTGGTCGTCGTCGGCATCGCCGTCGAGGAGGCCGACAAGCGCGTGGCGCTGGCCGAGTTCGCGCGGGCGCATGAGCTCGACTATCGCTGGCTGATCGGTGGCACCGAACGCAGCATCGAGCTGATGCGGGCGCTCGGCAACAGCAAGTCCGGACTGCCGTTCACCGTCTTCATCGGCCGTGACGGGCAACTGCAGCAGGCGCGGTTGGGCGCCATGAGCGGGGCGGAGATGGACGCGGCCGTGCGCTCGCTGTTCTGA
- a CDS encoding cytochrome D1 domain-containing protein, which produces MKRLLFLLSFLLLAGCAAPTLRGTGDLGVVIERGSGHVTLVDTTQRQPYARIGGLGDLSHASVVFSRDGRHAYVFGRDGGLTKIDLLQATIVRRVLQSGNAIGGSISQDGRIVVAQNYTPGGIKAFDAGTLELLSEVPAEYAPGSFSKVVGLADLSGNRFAYALFEGGEIWVSDLSDPRRPQTQRFAAGLQPYDGLVTPDGRFYLAGLFGEDGVALLDTWLPEQGSRRILQGYGRGQEKLPVFKMPHLRGWSMAQGRAYLPAVGRHEVLVVDGGTWQEVGRIPVKGQPVFVMARPDGRQVWVNYAFPDNGWVEVIDTLSGKVVQTLAPGRAILHMEFTPRGEHVWLSARDDNKVLIYDTARFEKIGEFPAQAPSGIFFTSRAARTGF; this is translated from the coding sequence ATGAAGAGACTGCTGTTCCTGCTGTCGTTCCTGCTGCTCGCCGGCTGCGCCGCGCCGACCCTGCGCGGTACCGGCGACCTCGGTGTCGTCATCGAACGCGGCAGCGGCCACGTGACCCTCGTCGACACCACGCAGCGGCAGCCGTACGCGCGCATCGGCGGCCTCGGCGACCTGTCGCACGCGTCGGTGGTGTTCTCGCGCGACGGGCGCCATGCCTACGTCTTCGGCCGTGACGGCGGGCTGACCAAGATCGACCTGCTGCAGGCGACGATCGTCCGCCGCGTGCTGCAATCGGGCAACGCGATCGGCGGCTCGATCTCGCAGGACGGACGCATCGTCGTCGCGCAGAACTACACCCCGGGCGGCATCAAGGCCTTCGACGCCGGCACGCTCGAGCTGCTGTCGGAGGTGCCCGCCGAGTATGCGCCGGGCAGCTTCTCGAAGGTCGTCGGCCTCGCCGACCTCAGCGGCAACCGCTTCGCCTACGCGCTGTTCGAGGGCGGCGAGATCTGGGTCAGCGACCTCTCCGACCCGAGAAGGCCGCAGACGCAGCGCTTTGCCGCCGGCCTGCAGCCCTACGACGGGCTGGTGACGCCAGATGGCCGCTTCTACCTTGCCGGCCTGTTCGGTGAGGACGGCGTCGCGCTGCTCGACACCTGGCTGCCGGAGCAGGGCAGTCGCCGCATCCTGCAGGGCTACGGGCGCGGCCAGGAGAAGCTGCCGGTATTCAAGATGCCGCATCTGCGCGGCTGGTCGATGGCGCAGGGCCGTGCCTACCTGCCGGCGGTCGGCCGGCACGAGGTGCTGGTGGTCGATGGCGGCACGTGGCAGGAGGTCGGTCGCATCCCGGTCAAGGGGCAGCCGGTGTTCGTCATGGCGCGTCCGGATGGCCGCCAGGTCTGGGTCAACTACGCCTTCCCCGACAACGGCTGGGTGGAGGTGATCGATACGCTGAGCGGCAAGGTGGTGCAGACCCTTGCACCCGGGCGGGCGATCCTGCACATGGAGTTCACCCCGCGCGGCGAGCACGTCTGGCTCTCCGCGCGTGACGACAACAAGGTGCTGATCTACGATACCGCGCGCTTCGAAAAGATCGGCGAATTCCCCGCACAGGCACCGAGCGGCATCTTCTTCACCAGCCGCGCGGCGCGTACCGGATTCTGA
- the ahbB gene encoding siroheme decarboxylase subunit beta, whose translation MIDSGALDFRLLNDFQRDFPLCPAPFAELASRLGVGEARVLQGLEALRREGKVARVGAVFAPKRIGASTLAALAVPSEQLAAVAEAVNRFPEVNHNYEREHRYNLWFVVTAGSEGRLQAALGAIEQLAGQPLLRLPMLQEYHIDLGFALGGNSRASDRSVPPRQPFVPPQALDERERRLVSALQEGLPLFIRPFSVLASRIGCDEGEVLERIRRWCADGIIKRFGVIVRHHELGYTANAMLVHDVPDGEVDAVGERLARAEGVNLCYQRPRTLPQWPYNLFCMIHGQARSEVATTIADLRQRLGLGNYAHEILFSLTRFKQSGARYA comes from the coding sequence ATGATCGACAGCGGCGCCCTCGACTTCCGCCTGCTCAACGACTTCCAGCGCGATTTCCCGCTCTGCCCGGCGCCCTTCGCCGAACTGGCTTCGCGCCTTGGCGTCGGCGAAGCGCGCGTGCTGCAGGGGCTCGAAGCGCTGCGCCGTGAGGGCAAGGTCGCCCGCGTCGGCGCCGTTTTCGCCCCGAAGCGGATCGGCGCCAGCACGCTGGCGGCGCTGGCGGTGCCGTCGGAGCAGCTGGCCGCGGTGGCGGAGGCGGTGAATCGCTTCCCCGAGGTCAACCACAACTACGAGCGCGAGCACCGCTACAACCTCTGGTTCGTCGTCACCGCCGGCTCGGAGGGGCGGCTGCAGGCGGCCCTTGGCGCCATCGAGCAACTCGCCGGCCAGCCGCTGCTGCGCCTGCCGATGCTGCAGGAGTACCACATCGACCTCGGCTTCGCGCTGGGCGGCAACAGCCGGGCTAGCGACCGGAGCGTGCCGCCGCGGCAGCCCTTCGTGCCGCCGCAGGCGCTCGACGAGCGCGAACGTCGCCTGGTCAGCGCCCTGCAGGAAGGCTTGCCGCTGTTCATCCGGCCGTTCTCCGTGCTCGCCAGCCGCATCGGCTGCGACGAGGGCGAAGTCCTCGAGCGCATCCGCCGCTGGTGCGCCGACGGGATCATCAAGCGCTTCGGCGTCATCGTCCGGCATCACGAACTCGGCTACACGGCGAACGCGATGTTGGTGCACGACGTCCCCGACGGCGAGGTCGACGCGGTCGGCGAGCGTCTGGCGCGCGCCGAAGGCGTCAATCTCTGCTATCAGCGGCCGCGGACTCTGCCACAGTGGCCCTACAACCTGTTCTGCATGATCCACGGCCAGGCCCGCAGCGAGGTGGCGACGACCATCGCCGACTTGCGCCAGCGGCTCGGGCTGGGGAATTACGCGCACGAAATACTCTTCTCGCTGACCCGCTTCAAGCAGAGTGGAGCCCGCTATGCCTGA
- a CDS encoding Lrp/AsnC family transcriptional regulator, which translates to MPEPVLIDEVDRALIDHLQGGFPICEEPYAEVAGWLGIGEAELLERIERLLATRVLTRFGPMFQVEQMGGAFVLAAMAVPDADWRRVRALVDSLPEVAHNYRRESERHTPFNMWFVLATESEEGIAAALRRIEEGSGLPVFAFPKRREYFVEMKLEVRR; encoded by the coding sequence ATGCCTGAGCCGGTGCTCATCGACGAGGTGGACCGCGCCCTCATCGACCACCTGCAGGGCGGCTTTCCGATCTGCGAGGAACCCTACGCCGAGGTCGCCGGCTGGCTGGGAATCGGCGAGGCGGAGTTGCTCGAGCGCATCGAACGCCTGCTCGCGACGCGCGTCCTCACCCGCTTCGGGCCGATGTTCCAGGTCGAGCAGATGGGTGGCGCCTTCGTCCTGGCGGCGATGGCGGTGCCCGATGCCGACTGGCGGCGGGTGCGGGCGCTGGTTGATTCGCTGCCCGAGGTCGCCCACAACTACCGCCGCGAAAGCGAGCGCCACACGCCGTTCAACATGTGGTTCGTCCTCGCCACCGAGAGCGAGGAAGGAATCGCCGCCGCCCTGCGGCGGATCGAGGAGGGCAGCGGCTTGCCGGTTTTCGCTTTCCCGAAGCGGCGCGAGTACTTCGTCGAGATGAAACTCGAGGTGCGGCGATGA
- the ahbB gene encoding siroheme decarboxylase subunit beta — translation MSWRLDDIDRRLVLATQDGLPLVPRPYHQLAARLGIEPSEVMERLLRMLARGVIRRIGAVPNHYAIGYTANGMSVWDVPDEAIDELGVRVGELDFVTHCYHRPRRLPEWPYNLFAMVHGGSRVEVLHQVDEIARLLGSACRAHDVLFSTEILKKTGLRIGS, via the coding sequence ATGAGCTGGCGACTCGACGACATCGACCGCCGTCTCGTGCTGGCGACGCAGGACGGTCTGCCGCTGGTGCCCCGCCCGTATCACCAGCTGGCGGCGCGGCTCGGGATCGAGCCGTCGGAAGTGATGGAACGGCTGCTGCGCATGCTTGCGCGCGGCGTCATCCGGCGCATCGGCGCCGTCCCCAACCACTACGCCATCGGCTATACCGCCAATGGCATGAGTGTCTGGGACGTTCCGGACGAGGCGATCGACGAACTCGGCGTGCGCGTCGGCGAACTCGACTTCGTCACGCACTGCTACCATCGACCGCGCCGGCTGCCGGAGTGGCCGTACAACCTCTTCGCCATGGTGCATGGTGGTTCGCGCGTCGAGGTGTTGCACCAGGTGGACGAGATCGCCCGCCTGCTCGGTTCGGCCTGCCGCGCGCACGACGTGCTGTTCTCGACCGAGATCCTGAAGAAGACCGGCCTGCGCATCGGCAGTTGA
- a CDS encoding PilZ domain-containing protein, protein MASMQAHRRSFIRHPADIPLAIAVDGAHRRSAPRLKDVSEGGLACLSRRPLSVGSAVVLSIPLVQPPFRAAGVVVWCQRQGGAYEVGIRFADADDLFAARMVEQVCQIEHYRQQVRRDEGRLLDAEAAAREWIERHAASFPALGNGRPH, encoded by the coding sequence ATGGCTTCGATGCAGGCGCACAGGCGCAGCTTCATCCGCCATCCGGCGGACATCCCGCTCGCCATCGCCGTAGACGGCGCGCACCGCCGTTCGGCACCGCGGCTCAAGGACGTCAGCGAGGGCGGCCTGGCGTGCCTGAGTCGACGACCGCTGAGCGTCGGTTCGGCGGTGGTGCTCTCCATCCCGCTCGTGCAGCCGCCGTTTCGCGCTGCCGGGGTGGTCGTCTGGTGCCAGCGGCAGGGGGGTGCCTACGAGGTCGGCATCCGTTTCGCCGACGCCGACGACCTCTTCGCCGCGCGCATGGTCGAGCAGGTGTGCCAGATCGAGCACTATCGGCAGCAGGTCCGTCGTGACGAGGGTCGGCTGCTCGACGCCGAAGCAGCGGCACGCGAATGGATCGAGCGTCATGCCGCGAGTTTTCCGGCGCTCGGCAACGGCCGTCCGCACTGA
- a CDS encoding aminoacyl-tRNA deacylase, with amino-acid sequence MAKERLPVTPAIRLLRAAGVVFSDHPYDYEERGGTAASSRELGVDEHAVIKTLIMEDEHRQPLIVLMHGDREVSTQKLARRLAVKSIVPCRPEVASRHSGYLVGGTSPFATRKPMPVYVERSILGLDRIFINAGRRGYLVGIAPAVLVDLLRPELVEVAV; translated from the coding sequence ATGGCGAAGGAGCGACTGCCGGTGACGCCGGCGATCCGCCTGCTGCGCGCCGCCGGCGTCGTCTTTTCCGATCATCCCTACGACTATGAGGAGCGCGGCGGAACCGCGGCCAGCAGCCGTGAGCTCGGCGTCGACGAGCACGCGGTGATCAAGACGCTGATCATGGAGGACGAGCACCGGCAGCCGCTGATCGTCCTCATGCACGGTGACCGCGAGGTGTCGACGCAGAAGCTCGCGCGCCGCCTGGCGGTCAAATCGATCGTTCCCTGCCGGCCGGAGGTCGCCAGCCGCCACTCGGGCTATCTCGTCGGCGGCACCAGCCCCTTCGCCACGCGCAAGCCGATGCCGGTGTATGTCGAGCGCAGCATTCTCGGCCTCGATCGGATTTTCATCAACGCCGGCCGGCGGGGCTACCTGGTCGGCATCGCGCCCGCGGTGCTCGTCGACCTGTTGCGGCCCGAGCTGGTCGAAGTCGCGGTCTGA
- a CDS encoding mechanosensitive ion channel domain-containing protein, which produces MMRTPANGFPAPLAGATAICASRSPGRRRDRSPPWHSRLLPAAPAACWRSLLAWQPLLALLLLLVGTPAEAQFPWPKAKSEPPAAAAEPAEKPRDKAARNLAEARRQQEAFRIEQGVARPTEDPLVSERRRLLDRLVVSYGEQIKLLDDIDNLARPRPPDLQQQELLASFSGAGPYSAVRVDALRDAQHAVRHLMQRLAAADRALDTLQTGQLDEQRKASEAVRLAEDRLSRARGNEEKERERDNRDTNLLRRKLAEAQLLTIGLAKDKIASERKALQARDGEMERVLARVLPAQELSKDELEQQQVLLRRELKQLQSEAEKLLAENSRRTAERERLVAGADAGRATAQSAQRLQLLDARLESDRIRLLALNWAQTLAQASIDAWAQRYVGLQAPDAATRQTVVTWLTRARDELENRRQLVQQLAQEARADLREQEARIEAGTAGPATAAQQAELLAALRERSVAFERVERMGTTLLRQLERWLADFGFSGDGAHHGDWKLAAAQVSETLKGIWNFEMFAVDESTIIDGKSVTVSYGVTIGKSIGALLLFLLGYWLFAALSRRLQRLMVQRFGVDQQLASVIRRWAMIALGVLLVVFILNLARIPLTVFAFLGGALAIGVGFGTQTIIKNVISGIIVLFERKIRVGDIIQLGGTTGHVVAVDLRASTVRGFDGVEALIPNSSFLENQVVNWTYSNPRIRREIRIGIAYGSPTRRAAEIIAGCAADHGEVLKDPPPEVFFEDFADSALLLVLVFWVELGPQRPPGRRVDSDLRYAIEKRLGTAGIAIPFPQRDLHLDSSQPLAVRITPPAAAAGDAGGS; this is translated from the coding sequence ATGATGAGAACCCCCGCCAACGGCTTTCCTGCTCCCCTCGCCGGTGCTACAGCCATCTGCGCATCGCGTTCGCCCGGTCGTCGGCGCGACCGTTCGCCGCCCTGGCACAGCCGCCTGCTGCCTGCTGCACCTGCTGCCTGCTGGCGGTCGCTGCTCGCCTGGCAGCCACTCCTCGCCCTCCTCCTCCTGCTCGTCGGCACGCCGGCCGAGGCACAGTTCCCCTGGCCGAAGGCGAAGAGCGAGCCACCGGCGGCGGCGGCCGAGCCGGCCGAGAAGCCGCGCGACAAGGCGGCGCGCAACCTGGCCGAGGCGCGCCGGCAGCAGGAGGCGTTCCGGATCGAGCAAGGGGTTGCGCGGCCCACCGAGGATCCGCTGGTCAGCGAGCGCCGTCGGCTGCTCGACCGCCTTGTCGTCTCCTACGGCGAACAGATCAAGCTGCTCGACGACATCGACAACCTCGCCCGGCCACGACCGCCCGACCTGCAGCAGCAGGAACTGCTCGCCAGCTTCAGCGGGGCGGGACCGTACTCGGCGGTGCGGGTCGATGCGTTGCGCGACGCCCAGCACGCCGTGCGCCACCTGATGCAGCGACTGGCGGCAGCCGACCGCGCCCTGGACACGCTGCAGACCGGGCAGCTCGATGAGCAGCGCAAGGCGAGCGAAGCGGTTCGTCTGGCCGAGGACCGGCTGAGCCGCGCGCGCGGCAACGAGGAGAAGGAGCGCGAGCGGGACAACCGGGACACCAACCTGCTGCGCCGCAAGCTGGCCGAGGCCCAGCTGCTGACCATCGGACTGGCGAAGGACAAGATCGCCAGCGAAAGAAAGGCGCTGCAGGCACGCGACGGCGAGATGGAACGAGTTCTGGCGCGCGTGCTGCCGGCGCAGGAACTGAGCAAGGACGAACTCGAGCAGCAGCAGGTGCTGTTGCGCAGGGAGCTGAAGCAGCTGCAATCGGAAGCCGAGAAGCTGCTTGCCGAGAACAGCCGCCGCACGGCCGAGCGCGAACGCCTGGTCGCCGGCGCCGACGCCGGCCGCGCCACGGCGCAATCGGCACAGCGCCTGCAGTTGCTCGATGCGCGACTGGAGAGCGACCGCATCCGCCTGCTGGCGCTGAACTGGGCGCAGACGCTGGCGCAGGCGAGCATCGACGCCTGGGCGCAGCGTTACGTCGGCTTGCAGGCGCCCGACGCGGCGACCCGGCAGACCGTCGTCACCTGGCTGACCCGCGCCCGCGATGAACTCGAAAACCGCCGCCAGCTCGTGCAGCAGCTGGCGCAGGAAGCGCGCGCCGACCTCCGCGAACAGGAGGCCCGCATCGAGGCGGGTACTGCCGGCCCGGCGACGGCGGCGCAGCAGGCGGAACTGCTGGCCGCCCTGCGCGAGCGCAGCGTCGCTTTCGAGCGGGTCGAACGGATGGGTACCACCCTGCTGCGGCAGCTCGAACGCTGGTTGGCGGATTTCGGCTTCAGCGGCGACGGGGCGCACCACGGCGACTGGAAACTGGCCGCCGCACAGGTCAGCGAGACGCTGAAGGGGATCTGGAACTTCGAGATGTTCGCCGTCGACGAGTCGACGATCATCGATGGCAAGAGCGTCACCGTCAGTTACGGCGTCACCATTGGCAAGAGCATCGGCGCGCTGCTCCTCTTCCTGCTCGGCTACTGGCTGTTCGCGGCGCTGTCACGGCGCCTGCAACGGCTGATGGTGCAGCGCTTCGGCGTCGACCAGCAGCTCGCCAGCGTCATCCGCCGCTGGGCGATGATTGCGCTCGGCGTGCTGCTGGTGGTCTTCATCCTCAACTTGGCGCGCATCCCGCTGACCGTCTTCGCCTTTCTCGGCGGCGCGCTGGCGATCGGCGTCGGCTTCGGCACGCAGACGATCATCAAGAACGTCATCAGCGGCATCATCGTCCTCTTCGAGCGCAAGATCCGCGTCGGCGACATCATCCAGCTCGGTGGAACGACCGGCCACGTCGTCGCCGTCGACCTGCGCGCGTCGACGGTGCGCGGCTTCGACGGCGTCGAGGCGCTGATCCCGAATTCGAGCTTTCTCGAGAACCAGGTGGTCAACTGGACCTACTCGAATCCACGCATCCGGCGCGAAATCCGCATCGGCATCGCCTACGGCTCGCCGACCCGCCGCGCCGCCGAGATCATCGCCGGCTGCGCCGCCGACCATGGCGAGGTGCTCAAGGATCCGCCGCCGGAGGTCTTCTTCGAGGACTTCGCCGACAGCGCGCTGCTCCTGGTGCTGGTCTTCTGGGTCGAACTCGGGCCGCAGCGGCCACCGGGGCGCCGCGTGGACAGCGACCTGCGCTACGCGATCGAGAAGAGACTGGGAACCGCCGGCATCGCCATCCCGTTCCCGCAGCGCGACCTGCACCTCGACAGCTCGCAGCCGCTCGCCGTCCGCATCACGCCGCCGGCAGCTGCGGCCGGCGATGCCGGCGGCAGCTGA